In Rhodococcus qingshengii JCM 15477, the sequence AGTGAGTGAGTCGGCAGTGCGAGCACAATGGCAGCTACTCGCCGACGCCGGTTTACCGAGTCAGGCCTCTCATCACAGCCCGTCCAACCGTCCGCACATCACGCTGTTCGTCGCCCGTGAGATCCCCGCGGAGATCGACGAACTGTTGAAGCGGCGCTTCTCGGCCCTGGACTTCGAGGTCCGACTCGGTGGCTACGTCGTGTTCGGCGGCAAGCAGATGGTCTTGGCGCGCTCGGTCATTCCTTCGCGCGCACTCCTTCACCTGCACCGAGAAATAGCCGAGTCAACAGTTGGCTCGACGGCACTTCCCGCCCACGTCGAGCCCGGCGCGTGGACGCCTCATGTAACGCTCGCCCGACGCGTCGAACCTGCACGTCTGGGTGAAGCCATCGCCCTGCTGGGCACCGACGTGATTCAAGGGCGCTGCGGCGCGATCAGGCGCTGGGACGGCGAACAGAAGACGGAATGGTTACTGACGCCGCCGCTGTGACAGAGCGGGTTGCACGTCGGGTCACCA encodes:
- a CDS encoding 2'-5' RNA ligase family protein, which translates into the protein MAEVPIALAPVIRQSLLTMVQSVELLLDPVSESAVRAQWQLLADAGLPSQASHHSPSNRPHITLFVAREIPAEIDELLKRRFSALDFEVRLGGYVVFGGKQMVLARSVIPSRALLHLHREIAESTVGSTALPAHVEPGAWTPHVTLARRVEPARLGEAIALLGTDVIQGRCGAIRRWDGEQKTEWLLTPPL